Proteins from a genomic interval of Colletotrichum higginsianum IMI 349063 chromosome 6, whole genome shotgun sequence:
- a CDS encoding Flavin containing amine oxidoreductase, whose product MDAYSVSFTSPDHRSTSRIYQDLESCRVQSLFGTGRDKLLLRSLTMGSLLRRKQSESGPRPHVAIIGAGLAGLRCADILIQHGLLVTIIEGRERLGGRMFQETLPNGHTVDLGPNWIHGTDDNPINDLAKETGTAIGHWDRRSYVFDEAGDLFDLSESEVYSTIMWGIVQDAFDHSNKNTADIHPDESLWDFFQSKVVEKIPDTEEDFAKKRQTVLQIAELWGAFSGSPIETQSLKFFWLEECIEGENVFCAGTYEKIFERIAQPARHNADIKYDTRVVKVELKTPEREKPRVHTNTGETLEFDEVVMTAPLGWLKKNLQAFEPPLPDRIERGIQAIGYGCLEKVYISFPKAYWLEPDAEGRVVQGFCQWLAPNYTPDTNPNRWNQEIVDLASLGEYSHPTLLFYIYGDESKYITEEVAKLKTIPERNFFLYDFFKPYYSRLPHYDETSPDCKPTGCLSTDWMRDDLAGNGSYSNFPVGLTEGDKNIEAMREGVPEGGLWLAGEHTAPFVALGTATGAYWSGESVGLRVAEAYGRASSSKVPESKEE is encoded by the exons ATGGACGCTTACTCAGTATCTTTTACCAGCCCTGACCACCGGAGTACATCCCGCATCTACCAGGACCTCGAATCCTGTCGAGTTCAGAGCCTCTTTGGGACCGGCCGAGACAAGCTGCTGCTCAGATCGTTGACAATGGGCTCACTTCTGCGG CGCAAACAATCCGAGTCAGGCCCCAGACCTCATGTGGCTATCATCGGCGCTGGCCTCGCCGGATTGCGTTGTGCCGATATCCTGATCCAACATGGTCTGCTGGTGACCATCATCGAAGGCCGGGAACGACTCGGAGGCCGCATGTTCCAGGAAACGCTGCCGAACGGACACACCGTCGACCTTGGACCCAACTGGATACATGGCACCGACGACAACCCCATCAACGACCTTGCCAAGGAGACAGGAACTGCTATTGGCCACTGGGACCGTCGGTCGTACGTATTCGACGAGGCGGGGGACTTGTTCGATCTGAGCGAAAGCGAAGTCTACTCGACCATCATGTGGGGCATTGTTCAAGATGCGTTCGACCACTCGAATAAGAACACGGCCGATATCCATCCCGATGAGAGTCTGTGGGATTTTTTCCAGTCTAAGGTGGTAGAGAAGATCCCCGATACCGAGGAGGACTTCGCCAAAAAGAGGCAAACCGTTCTCCAGATTGCCGAACTTTGGGGTGCTTTTTCAGGAAGCCCAATCGAAACCCAAAGCCTTAAGTTCTTCTGGCTCGAGGAATGCATAGAGGGCG AAAACGTATTCTGCGCCGGCACCTACGAAAAGATCTTTGAGAGGATTGCGCAGCCTGCGAGGCACAATGCGGATATTAAATACGACACCCGGGTTGTCAAGGTCGAGTTGAAAACCCCGGAGCGCGAGAAGCCCAGGGTACACACCAACACGGGCGAGACACTTGAGtttgacgaggtcgtcatGACGGCACCGTTGGGCTGGCTGAAAAAGAATCTGCAAGCCTTTGAGCCGCCGTTGCCCGACAGGATCGAGCGCGGGATCCAGGCAATTGGCTACGGGTGCCTTGAAAAGGTTTACATCAGTTTCCCTAAGGCGTACTGGCTCGAGCCCGACGCGGAAGGGCGGGTAGTGCAAGGCTTTTGCCAATGGCTGGCCCCGAATTATACACCAGATACGAACCCGAACAGATGGAACCAGGAAATTGTCGACCTCGCCTCGTTGGGCGAATACTCGCACCCGACGCTACTGTTCTACATTTACGGAGATGAGTCGAAATACATTACGGAGGAGGTGGCTAAGCTGAAGACGATCCCGGAACGGAACTTCTTCCTCTACGACTTTTTCAAGCCCTACTACTCCCGGCTGCCGCACTATGACGAGACGTCGCCCGACTGTAAGCCCACGGGGTGTCTTTCGACGGATTGGATGCGAGACGATCTCGCGGGCAACGGTAGCTACAGCAACTTCCCCGTCGGACTGACGGAGGGCGACAAGAACATCGAAGCGATGCGGGAGGGCGTGCCGGAAGGCGGTCTATGGCTGGCCGGCGAGCACACGGCGCCGTTTGTGGCGCTagggacggcgacgggggcTTACTGGAGCGGTGAGAGTGTCGGTCTGAGGGTGGCCGAGGCTTACGGCAgggcgagcagcagcaaggtTCCCGAGAGCAAGGAGGAGTAG
- a CDS encoding Acyl-CoA dehydrogenase, which yields MAAKTFTRDEVAKNNTEDSLWCIIDSKVYDLTDFVDGHPGGEAVLRQVAGRDATADFYNLHRHEVLTKYDKTLVIGTVAGETPQVANPGPGELSAVPYAEPTWLTPQFKSPYFNDSHRALQRAIRDFTDREITPVALECEEKGEHIPQDLIDKMSKAGVLHMRLGPGKHLHGVDLLNGAVKGEEFDYFHDMILSQEMARTNCRGFQDGMLAGMTIGLPVVLNFANSESLRKRIADEVFSGRKKICLAITEAFAGSDVAGLRTTATKTPDGKHYIVQGSKKWITNGVFSDYFVTGVKTDKGLSVLLIERGEGVETKAIKTSYSPAAGTTYITFDNVKVPVENLLGQENKGIHVILSNFNHERWTMACATIRQCRTIVEECLLWANQRLVFGKKLIDQPVIRLKLAKMIALTESHQSWLETVTYQMNQMPYKEQAKHLGGPIGLLKMSATRAAHEIADEAVQIWGGRGLTRTGMGRVIEMFNRTYKFDAILGGAEEVLGDLGVRQAMKFMPKARL from the exons ATGGCCGCAAAGACCTTCACCCgcgacgaggtcgccaaGAACAACACCGAGGACTCCCTCTGGTGCATCATTGACTCCAAGGTCTACGACCTCACGGACTTCGTTGACGGCCACCCGGGCGGCGAGGCTGTCCTGCGCCAGgtcgccggccgcgacgccaCCGCCGATTTCTACAACCTCCACCGCCACGAGGTCCTGACAAAGTACGACAAgaccctcgtcatcggcaccgtcgccggcgagacgCCCCAGGTCGCCAaccccggccccggcgagCTGTCCGCCGTCCCCTACGCCGAGCCCACCTGGCTCACGCCCCAGTTCAAGTCCCCCTACTTCAACGACTCCCACCGCGCCCTGCAGCGCGCCATCCGCGACTTCACCGACCGCGAGATCACccccgtcgccctcgagtgcgaggagaagggcgagcACATCCCCCAGGACCTCATCGACAAGATGTCCAAGGCCGGCGTCCTGCACATGCGCCTCGGCCCGGGAAAGCACCtgcacggcgtcgacctgctcaacggcgccgtcaagggcGAAGAGTTTGACTACTTCCACGACATGATCCTCAGCCAGGAGATGGCCCGCACCAACTGCCGCGGTTTCCAGGACGGCATGCTGGCTGGCATGACCATCGGCTTGCCCGTCGTCCTCAACTTTGCCAACTCCGAGTCCCTGAGGAAGcgcatcgccgacgaggttTTCAGCGGCCGGAAGAAGATTTGCCTGGCCATCACCGAGGCCTTTGCCGGAAGTGACGTTGCGGGCCTGAGGACGACGGCTACAAAGACGCCCGATGGCAAGCACTAC ATCGTCCAAGGAAGTAAGAAATGGATAACGAACGGGGTTTTCTCGGATTATTTCGTCACCGGCGTCAAGACGGACAAGGGGCTCAGCGTCCTCCTTATCGAGcgcggcgaaggcgtcgaAACTAAGGCCATCAAGACGTCATactcgcccgccgccggcacgaCCTACATCACCTTTGACAACGTCAAGGTCCCCGTCGAGAACCTTTTGGGCCAGGAGAACAAGGGAATCCACGTCATCCTTAGCAACTTCAACCACGAGCGGTGGACCATGGCTT GCGCCACGATCCGTCAGTGCAGGACCATTGTCGAGGAGTGCCTCCTCTGGGCGAACCAGCGCCTCGTCTTTGGCAAGAAACTCATCGACCAGCCCGTCATCCGTCTCAA GCTCGCCAAGATGATCGCCCTCACCGAGTCCCACCAGTCCTGGCTCGAGACCGTCACCTACCAGATGAACCAGATGCCCTACAAGGAGCAGGCCAAGCACCTCGGCGGGCCCATCGGCCTGCTCAAGATGAGCGCCACCCGCGCCGCCCACGAgatcgccgacgaggccgtccagATCTGGGGAGGGCGCGGCCTCACCCGGACCGGCATGGGCCGCGTCATCGAGATGTTCAACCGCACCTACAAGTTCGATGCCATCctcggcggtgccgaggaggtcctcggcgacctgggcgTCAGGCAGGCCATGAAGTTCATGCCTAAAGCGCGGTTGTAA